CCGTGATTGGGGATCGGCCGCAGCTGGATGCCGCCGAACGCGGCAGCGCTGCCGGATTCGTACAAGTAATGATGCGCTTCGTCGCCGACGATCGCTTCCTCGCCACGCGCGCAGTGCGCCAGCACGCAGACCAGATTGCCCATCGTGCCGCTCGCCACGAACAGGGCGGCCTCTTTGCCCAACACGGCCGCGGTCTCGCGCTCGAGCTGCGCGACGGTCGGGTCATCACCGTACACGTCGTCGCCGACTTCCGCCGCGACCATCGCCGCGCGCATCGCCGCCGTTGGCTTGGTGACCGTATCGCTGCGCAGGTCGATCAGTTGGTCCATTCCCATGAATTCCAGAAGGTCGTGACCGCGGGCGCCGGCTCGTAGCCGTGCACGGATTTCGCCACCGCGTCGTTGCGCCGCGTCCACCATAAGAAGTCGACCGGCATATCCGTCGCCAGCAGGTCTTGGATCCGCTGGTAGGCTGCTTTGCGCGTCGCCGTGTCGTAATGCGTGAGCGCGTCGCGTTCGGCCGCGTCGATGCGCGGGTCGCAGATGAACGAGTGGTTGAATCCGCCGCGCTGATCGCACGCCCAGAGCGCGATGTCGTCGGGGTCGACGCCGCCGATCCAGCCCTCATAGGCGATGTCGAACTTGCCTTGCGACAAGATGCCGCCCGCGTTCTTGTCGGCGTAATAGATGCTGTGCGCGATGCCCTTGACCGACAGGTCCACGCCGGCCGCGCGCAGCTGTTGCTGAAGGATGGCGCCGAGGCGCTCGCCATCGCTTGCCTCGCGATCGAACACGTAGACCAGCTCAAGCGGTTTGCCGTTCTTGGTGCGCACGCCGTCGGCGCCCAGCGTCCAGCCCGCGGCGTCGAAAAGCGCGGCGGCGCCCTTGGGATCGTACACCGGCGCGGGCACGTGCGGATCGTAGGTGTACAGATAAGATGGCTGGTCGCCGACCGCCGGATCGGCCGCGCTGTGCATAACGTTGCGGATGATGTACTGCTTGTCGATCGCCATCGCGAGCGCGCGCCGCACGCGCACGTCGTCGAGCGGGGGATGCGTGGTGTTGAACGTCAGATAGTAGAACTCGTTGAACGGCGTCCGATGCAGCGTGGCGCGGGGAATCGCCGCCAGCTCGGGCAACTGGTTGACCTGCGCATCCGAGTAGACGTCCGCTTCGCCCGTGCGCATCATGATGGTGCGCGTGTTCGAGTCGGGGATGATCAGATAGTCGATCTCTTTGAGCTTCGGCGGGCCCCGCCAGTAGTGGGGATTCGCGACCAGCGTGATGCCGATCTGCGGCTGATACGAGGCGACCATGAACGGCCCGGTGCCGACCGGCTTGTTGTTGTACGCCGCGTGATTGATGTCGGGAAGATCTTTGAGCAGATGTTCTGGCAGCACGGGCATCGCCGCGAGGCTCGGCGCGAAGAACGTGGCGATCGCCGGCGCGTACGGCCGCTTGAGCACGACGACGAGCGTGTGGTCGTCGGGCGCGCTCATGGATTCGATCTGATCCCAGCCCGTGCGGCTGACGACATTGTTGGCCGGATTCATGATCGCGTGCCAGGTGAAGATCGCGTCGTCAGCGGTGAACGGCACGCCGTCGTGCCAGAGGACGCCCTTGCGCAGGTGATAGGTGATGGTCCGACCGTCCGCGCTGATGCCGCCGTTCGTGGTCGTGGGGATCTCGGTGGCGAGATCCGGCACCAGCCGGCCTTTGTCGTTCACGAGGAAGAACCAGCCGCCCCAGAACATCGCCGCGTCGCTCGAGGCGGCGGACGCGGACAGCTCCGGCACCAGCGAGTCCAGCGTGCCCGCGCCCACGATGCGCACGACCCCTGGGTGTGACGGCGCCTGTGCAGCAGGCTGCGTGCTCGTCTGTACCTTCGAGCAGCCGGCGAACGCAAGACACAGCGCGAGCGCGGCGAGCGCGCTGCAAGAGCGCGCTACGACATCCTTAGGCAAAGCGATCAGATCGAATACTCCCACGTGTTCCAGAATTGGGTGACGGCGTGCGCCGGCTTATAGCCTTTGAAGTCCACGCTCCCGATGTCCAGGCGGCGGTAGAACCAGTTGATGATCGCGGGCTGATCTTCGGCTAAGCGCTCGGCGATCGTGTAGTAAGCTTTCTTGCGCGTGGGAATGTCGTAGTGGGTCAGCGCGATCTGCTCCGCGGCGTCGATCTGCGGATCGCAGAGATGATACGTGTTCTGGCCTGCCGGCGGGATCTGATCGCACATCCACAGCGTCGAATTGTCCGGGTCGACGCCGTTGTTCCATGAGTAGATGCCGACGTCGAATTTGCCCGTTTGCAGGATGCCGCCGGCACCGTAGCTTGCGAAGAGCTGCGGCGAGAGATAGTTCTTGATCGCCACGTCGACGCCGACTTTGCGCCATTGCGCCTGGACGACTTCTTCAAGCTTCAGACTGTCAGCCCGTCCGGTCGCCCCGGTGAACTGGATGCTCAGCTTTTCGCCCTTCGCGTTGTAGCGATAGCCATCGGGTCCGAGTTTCCATCCCGCCTCATCCAGGAGCTTGCCCGCCATGGCGACGTCATACGGATACTTCTTGACGTTTGGATCGTAGGCCCACAGGAACGGCGGCTGATCGGTGGATGCCGGGATGTTCACGCCGAGCGTCACCTTTTGGATCAGCTCCTCGCTGTCGGTCGCGTACGTCAACGCCTGGCGGACCATCTTGTCTGACAGCGTCGCCACGCTCGTGTTGAAGCCGAGTTCGCCGTACTGCGTGAAGGGCGTCAAGTAGACGACCGTGCCCGGGATATTCTTGAGCTCGGGATACTGCGACGCAGAGGCGTTGTAGGTGAAGTCGATCTCGTGCGTCTGCAGCTGCGTCAGCAGCGTGTTCTCGTTGGGGATGATGTGGTATTCGACTTTTTGCAGCTTCGGCGGCCCGCGCCAGTAATTGGGGTTGGCGACCATCGTGATCAGGCTGCCCTTCTCCCAGTCGGTGACGATGAACGGCCCGGTGCCGACCGGCTTGTTGTTGTACGCCACCTTGTTGATGTCGGGATATTGGGAAAGCAGGTGCTTAGGCAGGATCGGATACGGGTTCGCCGACATGCTGAAGAACGTGGCGACGAACGGAGCGAAACGCTTCTTGAGATGGACGACGATCGTGTATGGATCTTTCTTGTCGATCGCCGCGATGATATCGTAACCGACGCGGCTGCCGACGTTGTTCTTGGGATTCATCACCTGCTGCCAGGTGTAGATGACGTCGTCGGCGGTGAATTCCGGGCCGTCCTGCCATTTGACGCCTTTGCGCAGATGGTACGTGATCGCCAGTCCGTCTTTGCTGATGCCGCCGTTGTCGAGTGTCGGCTCCTCCGTCGCCAGCTCGCCGATGAACTTGTTCTGGTCGGTCCAGTTCAGCAGATAGCCGCCCCAGAACATCGAGAGGTCCACTTCGGTCTGCAGGTTGCCCACGACCGGGTTCATGGTGTCCGGCTCTGAATTGTTGCCGATGCGCAGCACGCCAGGAATGGTCTGGCTTTGGGGCCCGCCGGACGTCGACGTGCTGACCTTCGTGCAGCCGCTCAGCGCGCCGGCCAAGAGAACAGCGCAAAGCGCCAAGGCGAACAGATGACGATGCATGATCAAACTCCCCATGGAGCGGTCGAATGACCGGCGGTTGGAGCGGTCGAATTTATTCGACCGACGGTCTGGTGTCATAACGCCCGCCGTTTAGACGTCAATACGCCTGAGTTCATACCGCTGACGGTCAACCCGCCCGCAAAACGCGCGTGCTCGACCTTCATGCAGCGATCGACGACGACGTCCAGCCCAGCCTGGTCGGCGATCTTGATCGCCTCGTCGTTGATGACGCCGTACTGGAACCAGATCGCCTTGGCGCCGGCCGCCACCGCGTCGCGCGCGACCTGCGGCGCGTCGGCCGGCTTGCGGAAGACGTCGACGATATCCGGCGGCCCGTTCTCGGCGGCGTACGCCGCCAGCGTCGGGTAGCTCACGATGCCGTCGACGTCGCTGTACGCCGGGTTGACCGGTCGGACGTCGAAGCCGTGCGTGTTGAGATACCGGAAGACGAAATAGCTGGGGCGCAACTGATTGGCGCTCGCGCCGACCATCGCGACGTTGTGCGAGCGATCCAGCAACGCGCGCCGCTGTTCGGGCGACTCGAGGATCACAGCCCGGCTCCCGCTTCTGCCAGCGCGACGCTCTGCGCCGCCGCTAGACCATTTTCGAGATCCCAGATGAGATCGTCGACGTCCTCGAGCCCGACCGACAGGCGCACCATATCGGGCGTGATGCCCGCAGCGACGAGCTCCTCGTCGCTCAGCTGCTGATGCGTGGTCGATGCCGGATGGATGACCAAGCTCTTGGCGTCGCCGACGTTGGCGAGGTGGCTCCACAACCGCAGCGAGTCGATGAACTTCACGCCGGCTTCGCGCCCGCCGCGCACGCCGAAGGTGAAAATCGAGCCGGCGCCGTGCGGCAGATAGCGCCGCGCCATCGCGTGTTGCGGGCTTGACGGCAGGCCGGCATACTTCACCCAGGCCACGCCTTCGTGCCCTTCGAGGAACTCGGCGACGCGCACGGCATTCGCGACGTGCCGGGGCATGCGCACTGCAAGGGTCTCAAGACCGAGGATCAGCAGCCAGGCGTTCATCGGCGACATGCAAGCGCCGATGTCGCGCAGCACTTCGAGCCGCGAGCGGCACAGAAACGCGAACTCGCCGAACGTCTCGGCGAAGCTCATGCCGTGGTAGGCCGGGCTTGGCGCTGCGATAAGCGGATGCTTGCCGGCGTTCCAATCGAACTTGCCGGATTCGACGAGCACGCCGCCGATCAGCGTTCCGCTGCCGCTCAAGAACTTGGTCGCCGAATGCAGCACGATATCGGCGCCGTGCTCGATCGGGCGGCATAGATACGGCGAGGCGAAGGTGTTGTCGACGATCAGCGGCAGGCCGGCGCCGTGCGCCGCGGCCGCCAACGCATCGAGGTCTGCGACGTTGCCGAGCGGGTTGCCGATCGTCTCGACGTAGAACGCTTTGCTGTTGGGACGCACGGCCGCGCGCATGCCCGCAGGATCGCCGTTAGGCACGAAGGTGACGTCGATGCCCATGCGTTTGAGCGTGACGGCGAACTGCGTCACCGTGCCGCCGTACAGATTGGACGAGGCGACGATGTGGTCGCCCGCTTGCGCCAGCGTCAGGATGGCGAGCAGCTGAGCCGCCTGACCAGACGCAGTCGCCACCGCCCCGAGGCCGCCTTCAAGGCTTGCGATCTTCTCCTCGAATGCCGCGACGGTCGGGTTGGATATGCGCGAGTAGATGGTG
Above is a genomic segment from Candidatus Eremiobacteraceae bacterium containing:
- a CDS encoding peptide ABC transporter substrate-binding protein; translation: MPKDVVARSCSALAALALCLAFAGCSKVQTSTQPAAQAPSHPGVVRIVGAGTLDSLVPELSASAASSDAAMFWGGWFFLVNDKGRLVPDLATEIPTTTNGGISADGRTITYHLRKGVLWHDGVPFTADDAIFTWHAIMNPANNVVSRTGWDQIESMSAPDDHTLVVVLKRPYAPAIATFFAPSLAAMPVLPEHLLKDLPDINHAAYNNKPVGTGPFMVASYQPQIGITLVANPHYWRGPPKLKEIDYLIIPDSNTRTIMMRTGEADVYSDAQVNQLPELAAIPRATLHRTPFNEFYYLTFNTTHPPLDDVRVRRALAMAIDKQYIIRNVMHSAADPAVGDQPSYLYTYDPHVPAPVYDPKGAAALFDAAGWTLGADGVRTKNGKPLELVYVFDREASDGERLGAILQQQLRAAGVDLSVKGIAHSIYYADKNAGGILSQGKFDIAYEGWIGGVDPDDIALWACDQRGGFNHSFICDPRIDAAERDALTHYDTATRKAAYQRIQDLLATDMPVDFLWWTRRNDAVAKSVHGYEPAPAVTTFWNSWEWTN
- a CDS encoding peptide ABC transporter substrate-binding protein: MHRHLFALALCAVLLAGALSGCTKVSTSTSGGPQSQTIPGVLRIGNNSEPDTMNPVVGNLQTEVDLSMFWGGYLLNWTDQNKFIGELATEEPTLDNGGISKDGLAITYHLRKGVKWQDGPEFTADDVIYTWQQVMNPKNNVGSRVGYDIIAAIDKKDPYTIVVHLKKRFAPFVATFFSMSANPYPILPKHLLSQYPDINKVAYNNKPVGTGPFIVTDWEKGSLITMVANPNYWRGPPKLQKVEYHIIPNENTLLTQLQTHEIDFTYNASASQYPELKNIPGTVVYLTPFTQYGELGFNTSVATLSDKMVRQALTYATDSEELIQKVTLGVNIPASTDQPPFLWAYDPNVKKYPYDVAMAGKLLDEAGWKLGPDGYRYNAKGEKLSIQFTGATGRADSLKLEEVVQAQWRKVGVDVAIKNYLSPQLFASYGAGGILQTGKFDVGIYSWNNGVDPDNSTLWMCDQIPPAGQNTYHLCDPQIDAAEQIALTHYDIPTRKKAYYTIAERLAEDQPAIINWFYRRLDIGSVDFKGYKPAHAVTQFWNTWEYSI
- a CDS encoding CoA-binding protein, encoding MILESPEQRRALLDRSHNVAMVGASANQLRPSYFVFRYLNTHGFDVRPVNPAYSDVDGIVSYPTLAAYAAENGPPDIVDVFRKPADAPQVARDAVAAGAKAIWFQYGVINDEAIKIADQAGLDVVVDRCMKVEHARFAGGLTVSGMNSGVLTSKRRAL
- a CDS encoding O-acetylhomoserine aminocarboxypropyltransferase/cysteine synthase family protein, with product MHKDRQFGFSTRALHAGTPPDPATGARAAPLYMSSSFVFDSAEHARELFSLRSYGTIYSRISNPTVAAFEEKIASLEGGLGAVATASGQAAQLLAILTLAQAGDHIVASSNLYGGTVTQFAVTLKRMGIDVTFVPNGDPAGMRAAVRPNSKAFYVETIGNPLGNVADLDALAAAAHGAGLPLIVDNTFASPYLCRPIEHGADIVLHSATKFLSGSGTLIGGVLVESGKFDWNAGKHPLIAAPSPAYHGMSFAETFGEFAFLCRSRLEVLRDIGACMSPMNAWLLILGLETLAVRMPRHVANAVRVAEFLEGHEGVAWVKYAGLPSSPQHAMARRYLPHGAGSIFTFGVRGGREAGVKFIDSLRLWSHLANVGDAKSLVIHPASTTHQQLSDEELVAAGITPDMVRLSVGLEDVDDLIWDLENGLAAAQSVALAEAGAGL